The following is a genomic window from Labeo rohita strain BAU-BD-2019 chromosome 11, IGBB_LRoh.1.0, whole genome shotgun sequence.
ttctggatgtactatacattcaacatatgattaccacataatatatgtctcaactcacaaaaaaatgagtcatgttcattcatgtatttcattcactttttattgcatcgaattatcatcatttcctgaaaTTTGGCATCGCTAAGACTGCATCCCTCCGGCCTAAATATCTCAAGTggaatttagtggaatttatttgatttcaattctgtttcctgacattccaattcaattccaattccatttcctgtcagctgcatgcaattccaattccaattccattccaggaagtgaattggaatttaccattcattctcaattcagttcatgaatggccccaaccctgtttgaaaatgcagtttaaattcggcttcaaacgatcccaaatgcggttgtaaacgatcccacccaagaagtactgacccagtctttgcaaagtgaacatgcaaagaatatcaaacatccttaacaaaaaaggtaaaacagcgatataggatgagtttgaagttgagggagaacatgagatgggagtttttcgacataccctaactgccacgaacaggaacaaaaacagtccaggcagagtaagacaagacgagcgtttggcattaagaagtatataaattgtattgtttgtaTTGTATTCTTTCTcacctgggatcgtttacaactacatttgggatcgtctgaagctgcatttaaactgcattttggaagttcaaaatcggggcaccatatcagtccattatatggggaaaatgctgaaatgttttcctcaaaaaacataatttctttacgactgaagaaagaaagacatggtggatgacaagggggggtgagtacattatttgtaaattgttgttctggaagtggacttctcctttaagacgaggctggatgaccagctaaaaccagccaaccagcttagctgttttttttttttttcagcagggtactcactaaaaactcccacagatcatgttttcatgccattttaagtcgtattttgattaacaaaatggttatatctaagtgtgtgagtttagttacttttttaccATTAACGCCATTGTAATGTTCATTTAGACTGATTCAGGAATGTGCACGAACACAATAGGCgcgatttatcgcatgaaccaatcacagccgaataTAACCAGCcttatccaatcatatcgcgatgcacgcattgcctcctctcacgtgactttcccgTATTAATTTCGCACCAAACTCACCGCACACTTTAGGGAGTCTGTTaaaaccatagactgtaaaaaaaatatggacgtagtgtccgtgacgtcacccgggtttctgaagagcatttttgaagctcctagtgggcgggagtcggctgtcgccatcttggaatcgcgtcactgcacgtcactcccggataatcgaaaatggacaaagaggcgggacgtgggtggagctggttgctgaaaccacgcccgcctagcacgacggtggtgacagcagcggcaatccacctgtcactcaagtggccacgccctaaataaTGCataactttaaggcttaatataatttaaacagatgagttataaaaaaaaattcacctccctcacagttgacatgaagggcaaaattagctatacagaccaaaaccactttttgtaccaggctgtaaacattttttctgctgtaaagttggacattttaacatagggagtctatgggattgactcccttttgcagtcagtctctagcggccagtcgatgaattgcagttttagtcacttccgtgttggcttaaaggggtcatcggatgctaagttcacttttacatactgtttgaacattaatgtgtgttggcagtgtatgtacaaatctaccccataatgataaaaatccatggagtggtttttaattaatctgtaaaaataatatcccctttttcaaatcaatcCATTcccagatgcctgtcgttgtggcgtcacacccacagaggccgctcctacaacagttgattgacatgagcattttacctcaaATCAGTAGTAACAGTCCGCCCACTTTGTTTCCATGCCGGAGCAgtaatgtaaattagacaagaatatctccaattgaggtgttgtgttgcttgttacatttgtttgtgaagggaatgcacctctcgatctacatatatctgtctatgttcacgcaaatcattcgtgatccagcttcacttacagcagaagtgagtataaggttttttttttatgaatctttgcgatcgtctttactaataatgtgctagttagcaagtttagcagctaaacacggcttaatgtggctaaagtaaacatgctcgtcactccacagagagaagagaggggcggggcgagcagagctcatttgcatttaaagcagcctcgattagaatgagatgattttgcagagctgatcttagcaaggtaaaaagggtgttgttttacactaccattgagaatttttaaccaaagtatattgtagactttttattaagaccctaaagaatcatatcaacttgtggaaaatgggcatccgatgacccctttaaagagggagggagggagaccgggaggttgccgcttggttAAAACTCAAGGAGCTCAGGGAAGCGAGAGACGcggactcccgctgtaactttacctgctgttGTCACTGTTGGACAGTTTCTTTAGAAAAAGGAGTGCCGACTTGAATTCCCTTTAAATGTTTAGAAGTTAATAATTGCATGTGTAATTTATAGATCCCCCTCATTTTGACCTGTTATTGAATCATTGGCATGGTTGGGTTTTGGTAGAGAAGGAGACTTCGTAATATACTGATTAAACACGAGTTGTTTCTTTAGTAGCAACGACTGCTGCTTAAAAACCACAAGCTGGTTTCATTACTCCAGAGGAGTGATTAAGGCAGTGATCATTGGACAGTCATTGAGCGCTACCTGAGGGGGTGGCTGTGGCTCAAAACACTCACGAAAACAAGATAAATAATTAACCGCTAACAATCACTTGTTGTTCTGTTTAATCAAGCTATTAATAGTAAAGCTCAGGGGTGGCTTTTGAAAGTATAAAAATTCAAGGTAGTAAACAGCATCTGAATGTTAATTTGTTTGGTGGATTAATTCAGGCCTCCGTTGCCTGAATTTTATGTTGATtatgtttatgtaatatttattcatttttaaaatgcacttttacatgttaaaatgtaattacaattcGCATAAACAACCCATTATATAAAATCACTGTGGATTTTACAGCAAACAACACACGGCAAGAGATTCATTCCTCAGTATTTTGGCGCTTAGGCCATGAGGCAGTATGCATAATTCTTCAAGATGATCCAGAAATCAATAAGAGATGgatcctgtaaaaaaaaaaaaggtgtgggAAAAACATAAAGTACTGCTCAAAGGCtaagatcagtaagattttgaggTTTTTAGAAGAAAAGTCTTATGAAGAGGCTAAAGCTGCaataatttaatcaaatatagTCAAAAACAGTACACctgtaatatgttttatttgcaatttccaattgttatatattttacatttttatgatagtAAAACTCCATTTTCAGCTAAGATGATTCCCATCcttgatccttaagaaatcattttaacatggtGATTTTgcactcaagaaacatttctaattattattgtttgttgaACATGCTTGCTTAATGAAGTGTGGAAAGTTTatgtatgtgtacattttctacaACGTTATTCACGGCATTAGTCTTATGAAACGAGTCGAAAGGTGCAAGATAATAGCGCCCTCTTCGGTTTGCAGAGAACTATTGCCTGTGTGACATGAGGACAGACTTCCCAGAATTCCTCGTTCTGTAAGCGCAGTTGTTGACCTAAAATCAGGGGaactgtttttatgatttttgtgGTTTAAATCTGCTTAAGTAACTCGTGCAATGAGTTAGAATTAAGATCTTTTATGCAAGATCCATTaaattatagttaactaaagtGTGTGTGAAACCACtattgaaaatgcatttaatacaaAACGTTTCATTACCAGCACAATGATTTAAATGAGAAAGCTGAGTTTTAAAACTTACATTCTCTTTCTTTCAGTGGAGACAAGAACATCTGACTCTACTTATAAAGGATTTCATATGATCAGTGTCATGAATTTGCTTATTTGAACAGTGACCTAGATATGGTGCAAAATCTTACACATTACTTattcattttatgtattaaCTTCATTATACTTTCTGGAAACATCTTAAAGTTTTGGAAATTGGGTCAGATTTTTAACTAAGATGAATGGCCTGGTTTACCTAAATTCACCCTCATGGTTAATAAAACAAGTACAATATGCTACACAGTCCTGAATAATGAGATGTCCAGATGACGTTTAGTGCAGCCCTTGAGCAAATTGAGGATAACATAACCCAAACCTCACCAATTAGTTAACACAGACATGCAAGTTACTACTTACTGTATATTGATATAaccatatttatataatgtttatataagaTAGAGATTTTGATTTCGAAAGAGGTGTATTGTGCTTCCCAGTGCTGCATTAATtagatcaaaatacagtaaaatgataatattgttaatgtaaaagattctaatgtaatatattttaaaatagaagcTTAAGTGAAATAGAATCTATAGAAAATTATACATCTTCACTGccacctttgatcaatttgatgCATTTATGATGAGTAAAAGTCATTATTTCTTccaaataaataacttttaccaaccccaaacctttgaacaatAGAATATATTGATATAGAAATGAAATGTCTATAGAAGAATGTACATTTAAACATAAGTAAGCCATTATAAATGAGTGTGACATGCCACAACAAATTGTTTATCTtaataaacagttttattaaaatgaggcAATCatgaatttaacattttttttaattcagcatCGTTGgtgaaataaatattcaaatgccTGAAGCATAGTCAAAGTACCAAACGTTTCCAAATTAGTACAATTGTTTTGATTCAATCCTTTCACTAACATCCAAGGCACATCAAACACAATCATGAGtgactgttgtttttttcaatatatgaatataaaactaatagtgtTACAAAGAAGGTCATTTTCAGAACTTCACAACTTTAAACAACACAAAGAAACAGAGACAAACAAATACAGACACACtggatttcaaaaaaaaaaaaaagtactttggttTGTCTGACTATGGTATATAAAGACTAATAATTTCCCCCCCATCTaaagcaaaatgtaaaattcaaattaagaagaaaaaacagtatCTTTgcacatttgtcttttttatacTGCATACAcatcattcaaatatttttatgattaatcTACAAGCTCAGTTTTTCAAAAAGTGCTGTACTAAAACATAGCAGACCACCACCAGCGCTGTTCTTCTGAGTTTGTGTTACTGCAGACATCTCGACCTGGGCCAAGTCCCCATAATCACATTGTCAAGTGTACCGTGAACCTGCCTGCCCTCCTGCTGACTCTTGCGTCCTCTGTGGACGCCAGGCCTCAGCGTCAAGTTAGTGAGGTCCACTAGTTCCCTCTTGTGAGAAAGCAGTGTCACCATGTGGTCGAGCTTGGAGCGAATGGAGCTGTAGTGGTGCTGCCGCTCTTTGGTGATCTTGAGGAAGCATTCCCTCAGGGTGACGTCTTGTGGGACAACACAGACAGGTGGATGACAGTCCACCTCCTGTATGTTGCAAGTGGATGAAGCATTGGGGTTGCTGCTTGTCGAGGTTTTGGATTTAAGCTTGTCAGCGCATGTTTGCACGCTCACGTCTGCCGTTTGGCAGCCGGTTTGTGTTGAGATGTCGCAGGAAGGTACAGGGGGAGAGATCATCGCATCGACCGTCTGAGTCTGAGCAGTAACATTTGTTGCCGGCAAACAAGGAGGGTCATCCGAGGCGAGCGCTTCCTCTCCGAGTTCTTGCTCGATCCAGTCTTCACCTAGAGTGGAAGTATCAGAAACTGGGTTACCCTTTCTGTCTCGATCTTCAATGTCTTTATTCATCTGTTGGATCTCTGGGGTATGAAGTCTGGCTGGAGTGCTCGTCAgacattctggttgaggctttGTTGTTCGAGCCAAGTAGGAGGGAGGCGTTCCAGGTGGTTTGAGGACAAGATGGTCATATAAACCGCTGCTTCTGGCACTAGAGGGAGCTCTTGTATTCGATGGCAGTGGCAGGGACTGGGCATACAGGATGCGGAACTCTTCATCGAATTTCTCGGTTATCTGGCCAGATAACTCGATAAGGTTGCTGCTGTTTAGTTTGCCATCTGTCCAGTTAAACCTGTAGATAAAAATGTGCCAACATAAATAGAAAGCGTATAAACAGAACTGGAGCCATATCTATTATGTACTGATTGCCTAACATTTACAAAGTTAAAATCGATTCATTTAATGTAACAGATTACACAATTTCTTTCGAATTATTCTACATTGTCTGAAAGGTTACACCCAtgcaaaatagaaaaatagcATCAAAATGGCCACTTAGTGAAAGCTAGTGAGGTCTAAACAATATTGGACCACACTGACTTtcaaaaaacactcaaaaagaCATCGGGCCTCATGCATGAAACACGAGCAGGATGAATTTTTAAATCGTTCGTAAAGGCACTCtgacgtaaacttttgaattcatgaaaatttttgtatttttaaaatgttagttggtACGAAAGAACTGCACACCTGCTTTCTACCACGTTAAAAAGTTGCGTAAAACGTTGTTCTTTTTGCTGAACTTgatgacactgaattttaatgcactgccataatatttatttacaagtttgccctgttttgcctttttttgtagCCGAGTCGATAAAGCTagggaagcctgtttccgccactgattaaaaatttttaaaaatgttattgcgacttatcttacaattctgactttttttctcagaattgcatgctacaaactcgcaattgcaagaaataatgtcagaattgcatgataaaaagtcagaattgcaagtttttaatctcgcaattctgacttttttctcacaacacaattttttttttctcttgcaattctttttttctcagaattgcgagatataaactcacaattttgagttataaagtccaattttgagactgattgcgagtttatatctcatgattctgactttataaactcgcaattgcgaccaAACAGCGAAGATGTTAATATTACTGGttactgcatttttatattcagtaatattcttcataattatataactatatattatataagtaaTACGGATTTTCCAAATCATAGCAACCAAAGCTGGAAAAACGCTGTGCCACCAAAGCTCGTCAGCTTGCTAAAAATGCTTTGGCGGACACACATTAAtgtaaaggggtcatgacatgagaaatcaaatttgcctttgcaccattaaaacatcctgcaatTTTCATAGCTTAAAACGTCCTCatcattataaacaaagtatttatttaatcaaacacCAAAAATGGCTCGTTTGGATCTGAGATGCAAAATGACATCACCCGggcaaaacatttgcataaacactgcctccagagcAAGGCAATGACAAATAGTCATCATCTCAccataggccccgcccactgaaTACGCTGAAAGCGAGTGTCGTGTTGCGTCAAAAGCAcagaaattacaatcactgctgctatcttgtctacactgAATACAGTATACAGATGAGCGTTTTCTGAAACAGTCCACGAGCTTAAGTCTGTCGTCAAAAGGACAAATGGAGTGAAAGAACGTTCGCTTTGAGGTGTGTTTTAAACAGCTCGTTCGcgtctttgtacagatatcagaaggatcTCAGCGtaaggaacaagtggatagtctatttttaatggcatcccGGATCGTGTTTGAGGATTGTTCagagtattttgttttgtaaaccaGGCACAGTGTCGTGGAGAGTtcacaaaacaatatttgttgaaagatgaagcagtactagatctgactgcagctgcatcacaaactgtaagtgaattatttcataatgctgtctggaaatgaccatttttttaaattatattgtcAAAACATTCACATAATGAGAGGGCTTGAATACTGTTTTCTATGCAGtgacgttagccaatcataacagtggccaATTCCAGACAAGCCTTAAAAGATCCGCCCAGGTCATTTTAGAAAAAGGGTCAGAATGAggattgaaaataataattttcccacatatttatttacttattttttgttcaaaatcttggttaacattataaataaaccaCAAGGAacgtattaaaataataatttaaaaaatctatgtCATGACacctttaatatttattgttaggcatatggccttttagtcttttttgcattaatttaatatacTGGAGCCAAACCTGAGAAGGGAGTCTGGAAGCTTCCACTGCGTTCCTGGACATGTAATTTACTCTGTAATTCATAGGTGGAGATTTTGCTAATTGTGAACAAGCGTGCAAGCCCGCCCTACTTACGAATGACTGGAAATCATCAACATACACATTTAATCAAATCTGATGTTTTGAAACGTTTGTGAATCCAGAAGAGAGAGTCTGTTTTTACTCATATATTAACgcatgtttcatgaatgaggcacatttttcaaaatatattcttttgtgttgcacaaaagaaattcatacagttAAATT
Proteins encoded in this region:
- the fam83d gene encoding protein FAM83D — encoded protein: MAVWRWDGTSESTGYRCQTVIFICGNVSGIKKLSVMALSQCLEDSPGWRTPRTGQDLNLKELYNERHRLALEELVSGGVESFMGFLQKERIPNFLSDEEIRRISRAAVVPKSVSLIGDDSHLDQSGTLDCSSVTYFPEVSDIEPPVLEMGWPAFTAGSFRGVTRAVAYFQPSYGECIYSCKEAARRMIKNAKEVIAIVTDSLTDLDIFQDLQEACTRRRVPVYILLDQSSVPSFLQMCKNLRVQLDELLQMKVRTITGSTYYMRSGARITGKVHERFMLIDGNRVATGSYRFNWTDGKLNSSNLIELSGQITEKFDEEFRILYAQSLPLPSNTRAPSSARSSGLYDHLVLKPPGTPPSYLARTTKPQPECLTSTPARLHTPEIQQMNKDIEDRDRKGNPVSDTSTLGEDWIEQELGEEALASDDPPCLPATNVTAQTQTVDAMISPPVPSCDISTQTGCQTADVSVQTCADKLKSKTSTSSNPNASSTCNIQEVDCHPPVCVVPQDVTLRECFLKITKERQHHYSSIRSKLDHMVTLLSHKRELVDLTNLTLRPGVHRGRKSQQEGRQVHGTLDNVIMGTWPRSRCLQ